One region of Catenuloplanes indicus genomic DNA includes:
- a CDS encoding TetR/AcrR family transcriptional regulator, which translates to MARTVDPVAHSQRREAYLDAAQRIIQTKGYEALSIQDVLAATGTSKGAFYHYFTGKPALLDAIVARMVDAAAAQLAPAGGSALDRLDGVFAGLATFKAGQKDLIVAMVKVWMSDENAVMREHFRRRAIAALTPPLAEIIRQGADEGVFDVADPDATAGVFAAMVLGANDAATALIGQHATYEQVIDRLGAFGTAFERVLGAAPGALRFDRRLATVREWFDAIA; encoded by the coding sequence GTGGCGCGGACGGTCGATCCGGTGGCGCACTCGCAGCGGCGCGAGGCGTATCTGGACGCGGCGCAGCGGATCATCCAGACCAAGGGGTACGAGGCGCTGAGCATCCAGGACGTGCTGGCCGCGACCGGCACGTCGAAGGGCGCGTTCTACCACTACTTCACCGGCAAGCCCGCACTGCTCGACGCGATCGTGGCCCGCATGGTCGACGCCGCCGCCGCGCAGCTCGCCCCGGCCGGTGGAAGCGCGCTGGACCGGCTCGACGGCGTGTTCGCCGGGCTCGCCACGTTCAAGGCCGGGCAGAAGGACCTGATCGTGGCCATGGTCAAGGTCTGGATGTCGGACGAGAACGCGGTGATGCGCGAGCACTTCCGGCGCCGCGCGATCGCCGCACTGACCCCGCCCCTGGCGGAGATCATCCGGCAGGGCGCGGACGAGGGCGTCTTCGACGTGGCCGACCCGGACGCCACCGCCGGTGTGTTCGCGGCCATGGTCCTCGGCGCGAACGACGCCGCCACCGCACTGATCGGCCAGCACGCCACGTATGAGCAGGTCATCGACCGGCTCGGTGCGTTCGGCACGGCGTTCGAGCGGGTGCTCGGCGCCGCACCGGGCGCGCTGCGGTTCGACCGGCGGCTCGCCACCGTCCGGGAATGGTTCGACGCGATCGCCTGA
- a CDS encoding maleylpyruvate isomerase N-terminal domain-containing protein has product MQDRALDAFAAESSALVAALAGVPAEGFDLPSPCPPWTVGGLLGHVIVTVGRVPGMLAEPAPAVATVDAAGYYRRDERSSAAANAARIAAGDDRAARPGASLVTEFTTISGYVVELCRREPADRVVRTRHGDAMLLADFMLTRVVEVAVHGLDLAAALGRPAWTTPAAVTAVSGLLLGDTPVPLGWDRLTFLRKATGRAPMTAAERAAAGRQRIRWLALG; this is encoded by the coding sequence ATGCAAGATCGTGCCCTCGATGCCTTCGCGGCGGAGTCCTCGGCGCTCGTCGCGGCGCTGGCCGGCGTACCGGCGGAGGGTTTCGATCTGCCGTCGCCGTGTCCGCCGTGGACGGTCGGCGGGCTGCTCGGGCACGTGATCGTGACGGTGGGGCGGGTGCCGGGGATGCTGGCCGAGCCGGCGCCGGCGGTGGCGACGGTCGACGCGGCCGGGTATTACCGGCGGGACGAGCGGTCCTCGGCGGCGGCGAACGCCGCGCGGATCGCGGCCGGTGACGACCGTGCCGCGCGGCCGGGTGCGTCGCTGGTCACCGAGTTCACCACCATCAGCGGGTACGTGGTGGAGCTGTGCCGCCGCGAGCCGGCGGACCGGGTGGTGCGCACCCGGCACGGTGATGCCATGCTGCTGGCCGACTTCATGCTGACCCGGGTGGTCGAGGTGGCGGTGCACGGGCTGGACCTCGCGGCCGCGCTCGGCCGGCCGGCCTGGACCACACCGGCCGCGGTCACGGCGGTCAGCGGGCTGCTGCTCGGCGACACGCCGGTGCCGCTCGGCTGGGACCGGCTCACGTTCCTGCGCAAGGCGACCGGGCGGGCGCCGATGACCGCGGCGGAACGGGCGGCGGCCGGACGGCAGCGGATCCGCTGGCTCGCCCTCGGGTGA
- a CDS encoding DUF4132 domain-containing protein, producing the protein MEIPLPASWSAPLPRRADAGDVTGTVAPDPGAPAAVAALYAEHPGRRAECLAIAGTDPELAAADPDSPLGAAVSAHIHQAAGDYRYSARLIAVLADAWLAAHGPVFAAEAAAALFGLRDVYDPRTAQGAPAAVAWRAETGLADWEALRLRLAVVHRVRDALAAATEDVYTDAVAVLAGMLDRSRQVRLAATLLHPGEPDWAAPLIDEQATAVFPSHMLGALLAACPGSGGVDRIGDLKITLRVYLLDPGRRLLPTILARGGAPAMIRLLQDTDEPAFHLLLAFLPDDAAFVALRNRAAEREIREPLRLAADLRPERAVRLFAEGAGRRLGPDLLRWHVTLHPKAAAAVAPTLTGDAADRVTALLDELAARTDAPPTAVPDLAGDVPAKPPVIPEWMHDGVLPPLLRDGAGALPAAHVPALLTACALGRTGTVAGAFDRADFARYAWDVFFRWYYLGGTAKENWTLGMLAAVGDDDTVRRLTPTILAWPGEAGHARAVAGLDVLATIGTETALMALNRIAQRAAFKGLKNAARQKMDAVAAGLGLDGDQLADRLVPDLGLDPAGRTVLDYGSRAFTVGFDETLTPYVTDAAGKRLKALPKPGANDDPVTAPAAQKRFTALKKEVRGIAADLVARLERDMIYERRISGAELKAYYVTHPLVRHLAGRLVWGVYDGEGRLTGAVRVAEDGSIADAADEPVDLAGVARVGVAHPIHLTGEIAAGFAEVFADYAILQPFPQLAREVYRLTPDEAAGRDLHRLAGRSAPEGRLIALEKRGWLRDSPQDAGIINAIGRALPGGAEISAALDPGMTYYEPGGHQTLRQVRLFGPVARLGELNPLLVSEVIRDLLLATAED; encoded by the coding sequence ATGGAGATCCCGCTGCCGGCCTCGTGGTCGGCGCCGCTACCGCGCCGTGCCGACGCCGGCGACGTCACCGGCACCGTCGCACCGGACCCGGGCGCACCGGCCGCGGTCGCGGCGCTCTACGCGGAGCATCCCGGGCGGCGGGCGGAGTGCCTGGCGATCGCCGGCACCGACCCGGAGCTGGCCGCAGCCGACCCGGACAGCCCGCTCGGCGCGGCCGTCAGCGCGCACATCCACCAAGCGGCCGGTGACTACCGCTACTCGGCGCGGCTGATCGCGGTCCTCGCCGACGCCTGGCTCGCCGCGCACGGGCCGGTGTTCGCGGCCGAGGCCGCCGCCGCCCTGTTCGGGCTGCGGGACGTGTACGACCCGCGCACCGCCCAGGGTGCCCCGGCCGCGGTCGCCTGGCGGGCCGAGACCGGCCTCGCCGACTGGGAGGCGCTGCGGCTGCGCCTCGCGGTCGTCCACCGGGTCCGGGACGCGCTCGCCGCCGCCACCGAGGACGTCTACACCGACGCGGTCGCGGTCCTGGCCGGGATGCTCGACCGGTCCCGGCAGGTGCGGCTCGCCGCCACGTTGCTGCACCCCGGCGAACCGGACTGGGCCGCGCCGCTCATCGACGAACAGGCCACGGCGGTGTTCCCGAGCCACATGCTCGGCGCGCTGCTGGCCGCCTGCCCCGGCTCCGGCGGCGTCGACCGGATCGGCGACCTGAAGATCACCCTGCGGGTGTACCTGCTGGACCCCGGCCGGCGGCTGCTGCCGACGATCCTCGCCCGGGGTGGCGCACCCGCCATGATCCGGCTGTTGCAGGACACCGACGAGCCCGCGTTCCACCTGCTGCTGGCGTTCCTGCCGGACGACGCGGCGTTCGTCGCGCTGCGCAACCGGGCCGCCGAACGTGAGATCCGCGAGCCGCTGCGCCTCGCCGCGGACCTGCGGCCCGAACGCGCGGTACGGCTGTTCGCCGAGGGCGCCGGGCGGCGGCTCGGCCCGGACCTGCTGCGCTGGCACGTCACGCTGCACCCGAAGGCCGCCGCGGCCGTCGCACCCACGCTCACCGGCGACGCCGCCGACCGCGTCACCGCGCTGCTCGACGAGCTCGCCGCCCGCACCGACGCGCCGCCCACGGCCGTCCCGGACCTGGCCGGTGACGTGCCGGCCAAGCCTCCCGTGATACCGGAGTGGATGCACGACGGCGTGCTGCCGCCGCTGTTGCGCGACGGCGCCGGCGCGCTTCCGGCCGCGCACGTGCCCGCGCTGCTGACCGCGTGCGCGCTCGGCCGGACCGGCACGGTCGCCGGGGCGTTCGACCGGGCCGACTTCGCCCGGTACGCGTGGGACGTGTTCTTCCGCTGGTACTACCTCGGCGGCACCGCGAAGGAGAACTGGACGCTCGGCATGCTGGCCGCGGTCGGTGACGACGACACGGTCCGGCGGCTCACCCCGACGATCCTGGCCTGGCCGGGTGAGGCCGGGCACGCCCGCGCCGTCGCCGGTCTCGACGTCCTCGCCACGATCGGGACCGAGACCGCGCTGATGGCGCTCAACCGGATCGCGCAGCGCGCCGCGTTCAAAGGGCTGAAGAACGCGGCCCGGCAGAAGATGGACGCCGTGGCCGCCGGTCTCGGCCTGGATGGTGACCAGCTCGCCGACCGGCTCGTGCCCGACCTCGGCCTCGACCCGGCCGGGCGGACCGTGCTCGACTACGGGTCGCGCGCGTTCACGGTCGGGTTCGACGAGACGCTCACGCCGTACGTGACGGACGCGGCCGGGAAACGCCTGAAGGCGCTGCCGAAGCCCGGTGCCAACGACGACCCGGTGACCGCGCCGGCCGCGCAGAAACGGTTCACCGCGCTGAAGAAGGAGGTTCGCGGGATCGCCGCCGATCTCGTCGCCCGCCTGGAACGCGACATGATCTACGAGCGGCGGATCAGCGGCGCGGAACTCAAGGCCTACTACGTGACGCATCCGCTGGTGCGTCACCTGGCCGGGCGGCTGGTGTGGGGCGTCTACGACGGCGAGGGGCGGCTGACCGGGGCGGTCCGGGTGGCGGAGGACGGGTCGATCGCGGACGCGGCCGACGAGCCGGTGGACCTGGCCGGTGTCGCGCGGGTCGGTGTCGCCCACCCGATCCATCTGACCGGCGAGATCGCGGCCGGGTTCGCGGAGGTGTTCGCCGACTACGCGATCCTGCAGCCGTTCCCGCAACTGGCCCGCGAGGTGTACCGGCTCACCCCGGACGAGGCCGCCGGGCGGGACCTGCACCGCCTCGCCGGGCGGAGCGCACCCGAGGGCCGGCTGATCGCGCTGGAGAAACGCGGCTGGCTGCGCGACAGTCCGCAGGACGCCGGGATCATCAACGCGATCGGGCGGGCGCTGCCCGGCGGCGCCGAGATCAGCGCCGCGCTCGACCCGGGCATGACGTACTACGAGCCGGGCGGGCACCAGACGTTGCGCCAGGTGCGGCTGTTCGGTCCGGTCGCCCGGCTCGGCGAGCTGAACCCGCTGCTGGTCTCCGAGGTCATCCGCGATCTCCTGCTGGCCACCGCGGAGGACTGA
- a CDS encoding ABC transporter ATP-binding protein: protein MTLLTATDLRLSFGPTKALDGASLTVHAGEVLALMGPSGSGKSTLLHCLAGILRAESGTVTFDGRELAAMTDAARSELRRTAFGFVFQFGQLVPELTCLENVALPLRLSGTGRRAAHAEAASWLERLEVADLAGKRPGQVSGGQGQRVAVARALVTRPRVVFADEPTGALDSLNGERVMQLLTTAARDTGAAVVLVTHEARVAAYSDREAIVRDGRVREQEFAR, encoded by the coding sequence ATGACCCTGCTGACCGCGACCGACCTGCGGCTGAGTTTCGGCCCGACGAAGGCGCTGGACGGCGCCTCGCTGACCGTGCACGCCGGGGAGGTGCTGGCGCTGATGGGGCCGTCCGGCTCCGGCAAGTCCACGCTGCTGCACTGCCTGGCCGGCATCCTGCGCGCCGAGTCCGGCACGGTCACGTTCGACGGCCGCGAGCTGGCCGCGATGACCGACGCCGCGCGCAGCGAGCTGCGCCGCACCGCCTTCGGGTTCGTGTTCCAGTTCGGCCAGCTCGTGCCGGAACTGACCTGCCTGGAGAACGTGGCGCTCCCGCTGCGGCTGTCCGGCACCGGCCGCCGCGCCGCACACGCCGAGGCCGCGAGCTGGCTGGAGCGGCTGGAGGTCGCCGACCTGGCCGGCAAACGCCCCGGCCAGGTCTCCGGCGGGCAGGGCCAGCGGGTCGCGGTCGCGCGGGCCCTGGTCACCCGGCCCCGCGTGGTCTTCGCGGACGAGCCGACCGGCGCGCTCGACTCGCTCAACGGCGAGCGCGTCATGCAGCTGCTCACCACGGCCGCCCGCGACACCGGCGCCGCCGTGGTGCTGGTGACGCATGAGGCGCGCGTCGCGGCCTACTCCGACCGGGAGGCGATCGTCCGCGACGGCCGGGTCCGCGAGCAGGAGTTCGCCCGATGA
- a CDS encoding ABC transporter ATP-binding protein → MIIETEGLSKRYGRRRGIDDVTLGIGQGEIFGFLGPNGAGKTTTIRTLLGHLRPTAGRARIFGLDVTTGQAAIHRRLGYLPGEFGLYDRLTGAQTADFFGRLYGGVDRAYRDRLMERLGVDPGRRFRELSKGNKQKIGLVVAFQHRPDLLVLDEPTSGLDPLVQREFHALVREARDEGRTVFLSSHVLSEVEAVCDRVALIRDGRIVRAGSVESLRDLAHHQVLLRFAERVPVDAFAHLPGVSDVEVTGHTLRLRVSGPMTPVVRAAAAYELLDFESREPGLEETFLRAYQAAS, encoded by the coding sequence ATGATCATCGAAACCGAAGGGCTCAGCAAACGGTACGGACGCCGCCGCGGCATCGACGACGTCACGCTCGGCATCGGCCAGGGGGAGATCTTCGGGTTCCTCGGGCCGAACGGCGCCGGCAAGACCACCACCATCCGCACGCTGCTCGGCCACCTGCGCCCGACCGCGGGCCGGGCCCGGATCTTCGGCCTGGACGTCACCACCGGGCAGGCCGCGATCCACCGCCGGCTCGGCTACCTGCCCGGCGAGTTCGGGCTCTACGACCGGCTCACCGGCGCGCAGACCGCGGACTTCTTCGGCCGGCTGTACGGCGGCGTCGACCGCGCCTACCGGGACCGGCTGATGGAGCGGCTCGGCGTCGACCCGGGGCGGCGGTTCCGGGAGCTGTCCAAGGGCAACAAGCAGAAGATCGGCCTGGTCGTCGCCTTCCAGCACCGGCCGGACCTGCTCGTCCTGGACGAGCCGACGTCCGGGCTGGACCCGCTGGTGCAGCGGGAGTTCCACGCGCTGGTCCGCGAGGCCCGCGACGAGGGCCGCACCGTGTTCCTGTCCAGCCACGTGCTGTCCGAGGTCGAGGCGGTCTGCGACCGGGTCGCGCTGATCCGCGACGGGCGGATCGTGCGCGCCGGCAGCGTCGAGTCGCTGCGCGACCTGGCCCACCACCAGGTGCTGCTGCGCTTCGCCGAGCGGGTGCCGGTCGACGCGTTCGCGCACCTGCCGGGCGTGTCGGACGTCGAGGTCACCGGCCACACGCTGCGGCTGCGGGTCAGCGGGCCGATGACGCCGGTGGTGCGCGCGGCCGCGGCCTACGAACTGCTCGACTTCGAGTCCCGGGAGCCGGGGCTGGAGGAGACGTTCCTGCGCGCCTACCAGGCGGCGTCATGA
- the metH gene encoding methionine synthase, with amino-acid sequence MSDTTRIDALKQLLSERIVVLDGAWGTMLQAAKLAPEDYAGPMVPADHPKDVVGDPDLLILTRPDIILDVHRQYLAAGADITTTNTFTATTIAQADYGLEHLVREMNVQGARLARQAADEAGGNRWVAGSVGPLNVTLSLSPRVDDPAYRAVTFDQVKATYAEQMSALVEGGVDIFLIETIFDTLNLKAAISAAHEVAPQIPLWISVTIVDLSGRTLSGQTVEAFWRSVERAEPLAVGVNCSLGAAEMRPHVAELAKLSNVYVSSHPNAGLPNAFGGYDQTPAETGALVAEFAESGFVNIVGGCCGTSPAHIKAIADAVRSFPPRVIDPPAPTTRFSGLEPFEIGPDTGFVMIGERTNVTGSAKFRRLIEAEDYQAAVDVALEQVRGGANLLDVNMDADLLDSEKAMTTFLNLIATEPEVARIPVMIDSSKFSVLEAGMKCVQGKGVVNSISLKEGPEAFLAQARVIKSYGLGVVVMAFDEQGQADTTERKVSICGRAYDLLVNEAGFAPDDIIFDPNVLAVATGISEHNGYAKAFIDALPLIKQRCPGARTSGGISNLSFAFRGNDVVREAMHSAFLLHAVRAGLDMGIVNAGQLAVYADIPADLLELVEDVIFDRRPDATDRLVSFASTVTGSGTKREVDLSWREGTVGERLSYALVHGIVDYVEADTEEARQQLPRPLDVIEGPLMDGMKVVGDLFGSGKMFLPQVVKSARVMKRSVAYLEPYMEKEKAAGRGQGKVVLATVKGDVHDIGKNIVGVVLGCNNYEVIDLGVMVPAAKILETAIAEDADAIGLSGLITPSLDEMVAVGQEMQKRGMTMPLLIGGATTSKQHTAVRIAPAYTGDTVHVLDASRVVGVVSDLLDADRRVTLRTANLAEQERLRIAHENRHSQPLLSVADARANREQVSFDEIPTPAFTGLRRVEPSIAELREMIDWQFLFLAWELKGKYPAILDQPVARELFDDANAMLDQIIADGSLRAAGAYAFWAAHSDGDDIVLPGEGVTFPMLRQQTQKPDGRANRCLADYIAPAGAGDHLGGFAVAIHGAEELAARYEAEQDDYKAIMVKAVADRLAEAFAEYLHLQVRREWFEPDAQPELADLHAERFRGIRPALGYPASPDHSEKRDLFELLDAEAIGIGLTESFAMTPAAAVSGLIFAHPDSRYFTVGRLGRDQIEDYAARRGMPVDEVERWLRPNLAY; translated from the coding sequence GTGAGTGACACCACGCGCATCGACGCGTTGAAGCAGCTGCTGAGCGAGCGGATCGTGGTCCTCGACGGCGCCTGGGGCACCATGCTCCAGGCCGCCAAGCTCGCCCCCGAGGACTACGCCGGGCCGATGGTCCCGGCCGACCACCCCAAGGACGTCGTCGGCGACCCCGACCTGCTGATCCTCACCCGGCCCGACATCATCCTCGACGTCCACCGGCAGTACCTCGCCGCGGGCGCGGACATCACCACCACGAACACGTTCACCGCGACCACCATCGCCCAGGCCGACTACGGGCTGGAGCACCTGGTCCGGGAGATGAACGTGCAGGGCGCGCGGCTCGCCCGGCAGGCCGCGGACGAGGCCGGTGGCAACCGGTGGGTCGCCGGCAGCGTCGGCCCGCTCAACGTGACGCTGTCGCTGTCCCCGCGCGTCGACGACCCGGCCTACCGCGCGGTCACGTTCGACCAGGTCAAGGCGACCTACGCGGAGCAGATGTCGGCGCTGGTCGAGGGTGGCGTCGACATCTTCCTGATCGAGACGATCTTCGACACGCTGAACCTGAAGGCCGCGATCTCGGCCGCGCACGAGGTCGCACCGCAGATCCCGCTGTGGATCTCGGTGACGATCGTGGACCTGTCCGGGCGCACGCTGTCCGGGCAGACCGTGGAGGCGTTCTGGCGGTCCGTCGAGCGGGCCGAACCGCTCGCGGTCGGCGTGAACTGCTCGCTCGGCGCGGCCGAGATGCGCCCGCACGTGGCGGAGCTGGCGAAGCTGTCCAACGTGTACGTGTCGTCGCACCCGAACGCGGGCCTGCCGAACGCGTTCGGCGGCTACGACCAGACGCCCGCGGAGACCGGCGCGCTGGTCGCGGAGTTCGCCGAGTCCGGGTTCGTCAACATCGTCGGCGGCTGCTGCGGCACGTCCCCGGCGCACATCAAGGCGATCGCGGACGCGGTGCGCTCGTTCCCGCCGCGGGTGATCGACCCGCCGGCGCCGACCACCCGGTTCTCCGGCCTGGAGCCGTTCGAGATCGGGCCGGACACCGGCTTCGTCATGATCGGCGAGCGGACCAACGTCACCGGGTCGGCGAAGTTCCGCCGGCTGATCGAGGCCGAGGACTACCAGGCCGCGGTCGACGTGGCGCTGGAGCAGGTGCGCGGCGGGGCGAACCTGCTGGACGTGAACATGGACGCGGACCTGCTCGACAGCGAGAAGGCCATGACCACGTTCCTCAACCTGATCGCGACCGAGCCGGAGGTCGCCCGGATCCCGGTCATGATCGACAGCTCGAAGTTCTCCGTGCTCGAAGCGGGCATGAAGTGCGTACAGGGCAAGGGGGTCGTGAACTCGATCTCCCTGAAGGAGGGACCGGAGGCGTTCCTCGCGCAGGCCCGGGTGATCAAGTCCTACGGGCTCGGCGTGGTCGTGATGGCCTTCGACGAGCAGGGCCAGGCCGACACCACGGAGCGCAAGGTCTCGATCTGTGGCCGGGCCTATGACCTGCTGGTCAACGAGGCGGGATTCGCGCCGGACGACATCATCTTCGACCCGAACGTGCTCGCGGTCGCGACCGGCATCTCGGAGCACAACGGGTACGCGAAGGCGTTCATCGACGCGCTGCCGCTGATCAAACAGCGGTGCCCGGGCGCGCGCACCTCCGGCGGCATCTCCAACCTGTCGTTCGCGTTCCGCGGCAACGACGTGGTCCGTGAGGCCATGCACTCGGCGTTCCTGCTGCACGCGGTGCGCGCCGGGCTGGACATGGGCATCGTCAACGCCGGCCAGCTCGCCGTCTACGCCGACATCCCCGCCGACCTGCTCGAACTCGTCGAGGACGTGATCTTCGACCGGCGGCCGGACGCCACCGACCGGCTGGTGTCGTTCGCGTCCACCGTCACCGGCTCCGGCACCAAGCGCGAGGTCGATCTGTCCTGGCGCGAGGGCACGGTCGGCGAGCGCCTGTCGTACGCGCTGGTCCACGGCATCGTCGACTACGTCGAGGCGGACACCGAGGAGGCCCGGCAGCAACTGCCCCGGCCGCTCGACGTGATCGAGGGCCCGCTGATGGACGGCATGAAGGTCGTCGGTGACCTGTTCGGCTCCGGCAAGATGTTCCTGCCGCAGGTGGTCAAGAGCGCGCGCGTGATGAAGCGCTCGGTGGCCTACCTGGAGCCGTACATGGAGAAGGAGAAGGCCGCCGGCCGCGGGCAGGGCAAGGTCGTGCTCGCCACCGTCAAGGGCGACGTGCACGACATCGGCAAGAACATCGTCGGCGTCGTGCTCGGCTGCAACAACTACGAGGTCATCGACCTCGGCGTGATGGTGCCGGCCGCGAAGATCCTGGAGACCGCGATCGCCGAGGACGCGGACGCGATCGGCCTGTCCGGGCTGATCACGCCGTCGCTGGACGAGATGGTCGCGGTCGGGCAGGAGATGCAGAAGCGCGGCATGACCATGCCGCTGCTGATCGGCGGCGCCACCACCTCCAAGCAGCACACCGCGGTCCGGATCGCGCCCGCCTACACCGGCGACACCGTGCACGTGCTGGACGCGTCCCGGGTCGTCGGGGTCGTGTCCGACCTGCTCGACGCGGACCGCCGGGTCACGCTGCGCACCGCGAACCTGGCCGAGCAGGAGCGGCTGCGGATCGCGCACGAGAACCGGCACTCCCAGCCGCTGCTGAGCGTGGCCGACGCGCGGGCGAACCGGGAGCAGGTGTCGTTCGACGAGATCCCGACGCCCGCGTTCACCGGGCTGCGGCGGGTGGAGCCGTCGATCGCCGAGCTGCGCGAGATGATCGACTGGCAGTTCCTGTTCCTGGCCTGGGAGCTGAAGGGCAAGTACCCGGCGATCCTGGACCAGCCGGTCGCGCGCGAGCTGTTCGACGACGCCAACGCGATGCTCGACCAGATCATCGCGGACGGGTCGCTGCGGGCCGCCGGCGCGTACGCGTTCTGGGCGGCGCACTCCGACGGGGACGACATCGTGCTGCCGGGCGAGGGCGTGACGTTCCCGATGCTGCGCCAGCAGACGCAGAAGCCGGACGGGCGGGCGAACCGCTGCCTGGCCGACTACATCGCGCCGGCCGGTGCCGGTGATCACCTGGGCGGGTTCGCCGTGGCGATCCACGGTGCCGAGGAACTGGCCGCGCGGTACGAGGCCGAGCAGGACGACTACAAGGCGATCATGGTGAAGGCGGTCGCGGACCGGCTCGCCGAGGCGTTCGCGGAGTACCTGCACCTGCAGGTCCGCCGCGAGTGGTTCGAGCCGGACGCGCAGCCGGAACTGGCCGACCTGCACGCCGAGCGGTTCCGCGGCATCCGGCCCGCGCTCGGCTACCCGGCCAGCCCCGACCACAGCGAGAAGCGCGACCTGTTCGAGCTGCTCGACGCGGAGGCGATCGGGATCGGGCTGACCGAGTCGTTCGCGATGACGCCGGCCGCCGCGGTCTCCGGCTTGATCTTCGCCCACCCGGACTCCCGCTACTTCACGGTCGGCCGCCTCGGCCGCGACCAGATCGAGGACTACGCGGCCCGCCGCGGCATGCCGGTCGACGAGGTCGAGCGGTGGCTGCGCCCGAACCTGGCGTACTGA
- a CDS encoding PadR family transcriptional regulator has protein sequence MSVGFALLGLLETGPKHGYDLKRTYDERFGAGRAPLHYGQVYSTLARLLKHGLVEVESEPGDGPDRKRYAITDAGITDVSEWLGRPEKPEPYLQSTLFTKIVLALLTGRDANDLLDTQRHEHLRLMRELTQRKMSGDLADALICDHALFHLEADLRWLELTAARLDQLAERVTR, from the coding sequence ATGTCAGTGGGATTCGCGTTGTTGGGGCTGCTCGAGACCGGGCCCAAACACGGCTATGACCTGAAGCGGACCTACGACGAGCGGTTCGGCGCCGGGCGGGCACCGCTGCACTACGGCCAGGTCTACTCCACGCTCGCGCGGCTGCTCAAGCACGGCCTGGTCGAGGTGGAGTCCGAGCCGGGCGACGGGCCGGACCGCAAACGCTATGCGATCACCGACGCCGGCATCACCGACGTCTCCGAGTGGCTCGGCCGGCCGGAGAAACCGGAGCCGTACCTGCAGAGCACGCTGTTCACCAAGATCGTGCTCGCGCTGCTGACCGGCCGCGACGCGAACGATCTGCTCGACACCCAGCGCCACGAGCACCTGCGGCTGATGCGCGAGCTGACCCAGCGCAAGATGAGCGGTGACCTCGCCGACGCACTGATCTGCGACCACGCGCTGTTCCACCTGGAGGCCGACCTGCGCTGGCTGGAGCTGACCGCCGCGCGCCTCGACCAGCTCGCCGAGCGGGTCACCCGATGA